The window CAGCGCTGAAACCTGCCCCAGAGATAACACCGCTACATCCCCCGATCTTGCCATTCTTGATGTCTGTAAATCCAGTGCTTGCAGTGTTGTATAGCCAAGGGTTAAGAAAACCAAGACCCTTTTTCCCAGAAGCAATTCGAGCACTGTTCAGAAGCTGGAAGATACCTGCAGTGGTCGGTGCGGAGCACGATGTACCAGTCACAGCGCCTGTGGATCCATTAGCCACAATAATAAAGTTGGTAGCCTGGGCGGAGATATCTGGATAGGCGCGGCCTGTGGAATTGAAATATTTTGCCACAGCGCTGTGGGTGCTGTCGCTTGCAAGCCATTTGTTGACGGTTGTATTCTGGTAAGTCGGTCGTCCAAAGACTTCAGAGAaaccgccgccgccagaTGACCAAGCACTCTCAGGGGAGTTACCTGTAGTCCCGCCGACAGTTGTGACCCAAGGGCAGCTTGCCGGGAAAGCGGTCGTGAAAGAGGGCTTGCCGTTGACCTGGCAAGTGTTACCCACGCCAGAGTCACCTGAAGAGACGAGGATGGAAACACCGCGGGCTCCGAGTTGAGAGAATAAGTTGCACGCATTTGTTGCATATGATAGCGGTACAGTGGCTTCGTCATCGCCATAAGAGATGGAGAGTGTGTTGGGGAGCGAAGCTGCAGGAAGAGCCAGCAGGTAGTTCAAAAACTCGAGGTACGGTTCGTTTAAGTTGATGCCGCTGCCTAAATACGGCCCAAGACCAGCTGTGCTGTAGTAGGTCATTGGTACGGAGCTTGAGATGCTGCCCGCGTACTGAACGTCCAGATTAGCCTCGACACCAGCAGGCGATGTCGGGCAAGTACTGCCGCTGACCCCGGTGCATGTAAAGGATTTGCCTTTGTTGTTGAAGTATGCATAACTGGAGAGGAATGTAGTGAAGTCGGTTTTGATGGCATTCTCCTCGAGAAAGCCTGCAACTCCAAGAAGTCCTGCTGTCTGGTTTTTCGCGTTTGCGAAGTTATACAAGTTGGCCAGGCAGGTAGGTGTGATGCGGGAGCCGGTACATCCAGTCACAGCCTGTGCTGCTCCAACAGAGGATTTATCCTCTTCTATGGTGTGGTGCTCAGAGATAGTAGACCGAAATTGCTTCACGCCAAAGTATGTGGTAGGCTGGATCATATCCAGATGGCCAACTAGCGCTGAAGGAACACTGTACTCGAGCGCTCGCATGGCGCGCGTACTTGTTTTCTCGTTCACTATACCGAACTGTCAGAGCTGATTTTAATCGGTGGGCGAAATTTGGCATTTTTTTACCGTAAGTGCTGTATGTTGTCTTCAAAAGCTTCTCGA of the Ascochyta rabiei chromosome 20, complete sequence genome contains:
- a CDS encoding Tripeptidyl-peptidase I codes for the protein MRFSTVASLATLVCASTALPTSNVVLEKIESSPPGWVVDQSANIDRDATTIMLKIHLTNQGMDKFHKLAIDIATPGNPQYGNHLDHEQILALIGPKEESVSLVKEWLQSEIPSDKISVAGDYLTVEGTVNAIEKLLKTTYSTYVNEKTSTRAMRALEYSVPSALVGHLDMIQPTTYFGVKQFRSTISEHHTIEEDKSSVGAAQAVTGCTGSRITPTCLANLYNFANAKNQTAGLLGVAGFLEENAIKTDFTTFLSSYAYFNNKGKSFTCTGVSGSTCPTSPAGVEANLDVQYAGSISSSVPMTYYSTAGLGPYLGSGINLNEPYLEFLNYLLALPAASLPNTLSISYGDDEATVPLSYATNACNLFSQLGARGVSILVSSGDSGVGNTCQVNGKPSFTTAFPASCPWVTTVGGTTGNSPESAWSSGGGGFSEVFGRPTYQNTTVNKWLASDSTHSAVAKYFNSTGRAYPDISAQATNFIIVANGSTGAVTGTSCSAPTTAGIFQLLNSARIASGKKGLGFLNPWLYNTASTGFTDIKNGKIGGCSGVISGAGFSAVTGWDPATGLGTPNYEALLALATSTA